In Patescibacteria group bacterium, the following proteins share a genomic window:
- a CDS encoding DUF11 domain-containing protein, whose translation MSFFQKMREKLFHGVKDKSKTRISKTKRTIGVILAVVSLISLSLVSSNAKVAESNNTSQTPRFNFLPGDQEMLRASVVSSGNDWADPIDANIGDEVAFLVYYHNGMLNSTAHNVRIRVSLPTGESNALKETSALWSDETAPIYDTIINGAVKGISGQTINLPSSGIIEYVPGSTKLFPEQATHVGQPGQSLPDGITSANGVNIGNINGCWEFAGFVTFVGKIKGNTALSIDKNVKHLNENVWHKEITANPGEVVEYKLEVENSGNVTANNVSVKDVLPLHMKYETGTTFYFDASHPAGVKLPDTIFSTGVNLPNIAPLDAGSIRVIYKVKVDSTVPAGTLTLDNLAKLFMAGVFKGQSTARVIVSTTSGLTIQKTVLSGSTWVEQNNVKLGEKITYKIVVTATGNAAVTNVKARDIFPLYVNYVPGSTTVNGISVPDGITFAGGISLGNMNPGQSKIIKLSGIIVGCPPIGDYTLTNTAFVKGDNVAEISDIARSILRLMPIPAPTF comes from the coding sequence ATGTCATTCTTTCAAAAAATGAGAGAGAAATTGTTTCACGGAGTTAAGGACAAATCAAAAACAAGAATTTCAAAAACCAAAAGAACAATTGGCGTTATTTTGGCTGTTGTAAGTTTGATTTCGCTGTCTTTGGTTTCTTCAAATGCCAAAGTTGCCGAATCAAATAACACAAGCCAAACACCAAGATTTAATTTCTTACCTGGCGACCAGGAGATGCTTCGTGCATCTGTTGTTTCTTCGGGCAATGATTGGGCTGACCCGATCGATGCCAATATCGGTGATGAAGTTGCATTTTTGGTCTATTACCACAATGGAATGTTAAATTCGACAGCCCACAATGTACGTATTCGCGTTTCACTGCCGACAGGCGAGTCAAATGCGCTAAAAGAGACAAGCGCTCTGTGGTCAGATGAAACTGCCCCAATCTATGACACTATAATCAATGGCGCAGTCAAAGGCATATCGGGACAGACAATTAATCTTCCGTCAAGTGGAATAATCGAATATGTGCCCGGTTCAACTAAATTGTTTCCCGAACAAGCCACTCATGTTGGCCAACCCGGACAATCATTGCCTGATGGAATTACCAGCGCAAATGGCGTAAATATAGGAAATATAAATGGATGCTGGGAGTTTGCGGGGTTTGTAACATTTGTCGGAAAAATCAAAGGCAACACAGCTCTTTCAATTGATAAGAATGTTAAGCACTTGAATGAAAATGTCTGGCACAAAGAGATTACCGCGAATCCAGGAGAAGTAGTTGAATATAAGTTGGAAGTTGAAAATAGTGGAAATGTAACTGCGAACAATGTTTCAGTTAAAGATGTATTACCTCTTCATATGAAGTATGAAACAGGCACAACCTTTTATTTCGATGCTTCACATCCAGCCGGAGTAAAGCTGCCAGATACGATTTTTTCTACCGGGGTTAATCTGCCGAATATCGCGCCTCTCGACGCTGGGTCAATCAGGGTTATATACAAAGTGAAAGTTGATTCGACAGTTCCCGCAGGGACGCTAACCCTCGACAACTTAGCGAAGCTTTTTATGGCCGGAGTGTTTAAGGGCCAGAGCACAGCAAGAGTGATTGTTTCGACAACATCTGGATTAACAATTCAGAAAACCGTATTAAGCGGATCAACCTGGGTTGAACAAAATAATGTGAAATTGGGAGAAAAGATCACTTATAAAATCGTTGTTACTGCGACCGGAAATGCGGCTGTAACTAACGTTAAAGCTAGAGACATCTTTCCGCTTTATGTAAATTATGTCCCCGGTTCCACGACGGTTAATGGTATTTCAGTTCCAGATGGAATCACTTTCGCCGGCGGAATTAGCTTGGGTAATATGAATCCGGGCCAGAGTAAGATCATCAAGTTATCAGGGATTATTGTTGGTTGCCCGCCGATCGGAGATTACACCCTTACCAATACTGCTTTTGTAAAGGGGGATAATGTAGCGGAAATTTCCGACATTGCGCGTTCGATTCTAAGGCTTATGCCGATTCCTGCACCAACTTTTTAA